The Streptomyces sp. RKAG293 genome includes a region encoding these proteins:
- a CDS encoding AfsR/SARP family transcriptional regulator, protein MEINVLGPLTASEAGTSIVPSAAKPRQILAVLALNANHVVTVARLMEELWGSDLPRSAPTTLQTYILQLRRKLSAALGSVTGAKDVLATRHSGYQLSMDASAVDAWQFDQLTVAGYAAYEAGDAARASRRLSEALNLWRGPALVDLQHGTLLEVEVMRLRESRLAALERRLDADLAMRRHHELLGELAGLTAEFPLHENLHAQFMLALYRCGRPSQALEAFRRLRSGLVDELGLEPSARVQRLQRAILSADPVLDGVPSGAVVGVSSIG, encoded by the coding sequence GTGGAGATCAACGTCTTGGGACCATTGACGGCGAGTGAAGCCGGCACTTCGATTGTGCCCAGCGCCGCCAAGCCGCGGCAGATCCTGGCCGTTCTCGCTCTCAACGCCAACCACGTGGTGACTGTCGCCCGGTTGATGGAGGAGCTGTGGGGATCCGATCTGCCGCGCAGTGCGCCGACGACGCTGCAGACCTACATCCTGCAGCTGCGCCGGAAACTGAGCGCGGCACTCGGGTCGGTGACGGGGGCGAAGGACGTGCTGGCCACCCGGCACAGCGGCTACCAGCTGAGCATGGACGCATCCGCCGTCGACGCCTGGCAGTTCGACCAGCTGACGGTGGCCGGGTACGCGGCATACGAGGCCGGGGACGCCGCTCGGGCGTCCCGCCGGCTGAGCGAGGCACTGAACCTGTGGCGGGGACCTGCACTGGTCGACCTGCAGCACGGGACGCTGCTCGAGGTCGAGGTGATGCGGCTGCGGGAAAGCCGCCTCGCGGCGCTGGAGCGCCGGCTCGACGCTGATCTGGCCATGCGCCGGCACCATGAACTCCTGGGCGAACTGGCCGGTCTCACCGCGGAATTCCCGTTGCACGAGAATCTGCACGCGCAATTCATGCTCGCTTTATACCGGTGCGGCCGGCCCTCGCAGGCTTTGGAGGCCTTTCGCCGGCTGCGGTCGGGCCTGGTGGACGAGTTGGGCCTGGAGCCCTCCGCCCGGGTACAGCGGTTGCAGCGGGCGATTCTCTCGGCGGACCCGGTACTCGACGGGGTTCCCTCGGGCGCGGTCGTCGGGGTGTCGAGTATCGGCTGA
- a CDS encoding thioesterase domain-containing protein encodes MRPKSAARLRLFCFHHAGGGALSFARWQNRFGSDISVIPVRLPGRETRLREERVVDGEQLSRELEAELGPLLDRPYAFYGHSLGALVAYSFALHHHRAGGRPPEVLAVGACSAPHLGMPVLEGADVSEEGVLSVMKASGGISSQLLDRPQWLRLTMTIMRDDLLLARSLRAAAGDPLPCPVLAVSGQDDLLVSPGAVHAWSRYAPEGFRTGSVPGDHLFVRDADLAGLLRDVLDERRPLEPAV; translated from the coding sequence GTGAGGCCTAAATCGGCCGCCAGGCTGCGGCTATTCTGTTTCCATCATGCGGGGGGCGGCGCCTTGTCGTTCGCTCGATGGCAGAATCGTTTCGGCTCTGACATTTCCGTCATCCCGGTACGACTTCCCGGACGCGAGACGCGATTGCGTGAAGAACGCGTCGTCGACGGGGAGCAACTGTCGCGGGAGCTGGAAGCAGAACTGGGTCCGTTGCTCGACCGGCCGTATGCCTTCTACGGGCACAGTCTCGGCGCTCTCGTGGCGTACTCCTTCGCGCTCCATCACCACCGGGCGGGCGGACGTCCGCCGGAGGTGCTGGCCGTCGGAGCCTGCTCCGCACCGCATCTGGGGATGCCGGTGCTCGAGGGCGCGGACGTCTCCGAGGAAGGAGTGCTCTCGGTGATGAAGGCCTCCGGCGGTATCTCCAGCCAGCTGCTCGACCGGCCGCAGTGGCTGCGGCTGACCATGACGATCATGCGCGACGATCTGCTGCTCGCCCGCAGCCTGCGGGCCGCGGCGGGCGATCCGCTCCCGTGCCCCGTGCTGGCCGTGTCCGGCCAGGACGACCTGCTGGTATCGCCCGGTGCGGTACACGCCTGGTCCCGCTACGCGCCCGAGGGATTCCGGACGGGCTCGGTGCCCGGGGACCACTTGTTCGTGAGGGACGCCGACCTGGCCGGACTGCTGCGCGACGTGCTCGATGAGCGCCGCCCGCTGGAACCGGCCGTCTGA
- a CDS encoding AfsR/SARP family transcriptional regulator, whose product MDIGVLGPCRVTQAGLSVVPTAIKPRKVLALLALQPDRVVSVSSLIEELWGGNPPRSVQTTLQTYILQIRNLITRALAGEDQPDLPLGAKSVLVTEAGGYLLDTQGGVVDSVEYERLAGAGHRALETGDHAGAAVLFQQALALWRGPALVDVQVGPLLEAEVTRLEESRMSILSQRIEADLRLGRHHEILGELAGLAAQHPTHERLQGQLMLALYRAGRRGGALEAYHRMRVVLGRELGLDPSSALQELQQAMLASDPGLECDSVGSLPGGGPLRVVRAG is encoded by the coding sequence ATGGACATTGGTGTACTTGGCCCCTGCCGGGTGACGCAGGCGGGACTCTCCGTCGTCCCGACCGCGATCAAGCCCCGCAAGGTGCTCGCCCTGCTCGCCCTCCAGCCGGACCGGGTGGTCTCGGTGAGCTCGCTGATCGAGGAGTTGTGGGGCGGCAACCCGCCACGCAGCGTGCAGACCACCCTGCAGACCTACATCCTGCAGATACGGAACCTGATCACGAGAGCGCTCGCCGGGGAGGACCAGCCCGACCTTCCGCTCGGCGCCAAGAGCGTTCTGGTCACCGAGGCCGGGGGCTATCTGCTCGACACCCAGGGCGGCGTCGTGGACTCGGTGGAGTACGAGCGGCTGGCGGGCGCCGGCCACCGTGCGCTGGAGACCGGTGACCACGCGGGAGCGGCGGTGCTGTTCCAGCAGGCGCTCGCCCTGTGGCGCGGCCCGGCGCTCGTGGACGTGCAGGTCGGCCCGCTGCTGGAGGCGGAGGTGACCCGGCTGGAGGAATCGCGGATGAGCATCCTCAGCCAGCGCATCGAGGCCGATCTGCGGCTCGGCCGGCACCATGAGATCCTGGGCGAACTCGCCGGGCTGGCCGCCCAGCACCCCACGCACGAGCGGTTGCAGGGCCAGTTGATGCTCGCCCTGTACCGGGCCGGCCGCCGGGGCGGCGCTCTGGAGGCCTACCACCGGATGCGGGTCGTGCTGGGCAGGGAACTGGGCCTCGACCCGTCCTCGGCGCTCCAGGAACTGCAGCAGGCGATGCTGGCGTCGGACCCGGGACTCGAATGCGATTCCGTCGGGTCGCTGCCCGGCGGGGGACCGCTGCGGGTGGTGCGGGCCGGCTGA
- a CDS encoding SchA/CurD-like domain-containing protein, translating into MPFAAITYDIKAGYEKEIGEIFGGFRRVGSPVVKSEGEETTRILATAVFIRDATMVRVIEYEGDLQDVARFMASQPGVQEVERKLAPYLTRPRDTGTPEGFIATFNRSLLTCLTQISARDAS; encoded by the coding sequence ATGCCGTTCGCCGCCATCACCTACGACATCAAGGCCGGGTACGAGAAGGAGATCGGGGAGATCTTCGGCGGCTTCCGCCGGGTCGGATCGCCGGTCGTGAAGAGCGAGGGTGAGGAGACCACCCGGATCCTCGCCACCGCCGTCTTCATCAGGGACGCCACGATGGTCCGCGTCATCGAGTACGAGGGCGACCTGCAGGACGTCGCCCGCTTCATGGCCTCGCAGCCCGGCGTCCAGGAGGTCGAGCGCAAACTCGCCCCGTACCTCACCCGGCCGCGCGACACCGGCACTCCGGAGGGCTTCATCGCCACCTTCAACCGGAGTCTGCTCACCTGCCTGACCCAGATCTCGGCGCGCGACGCGTCCTGA
- a CDS encoding FAD-dependent monooxygenase — MATPHDVDVIIAGGGPVGVFLSSELQLAGIRSVVVERLAERSPHSKAFGLHSRSMEVLDRRNLIDRFTDGARSWSNGHFAGQDVWIDFSVLDSSHAYALLVQQTRTEELLEEHALRSGVEIRRSHEITGVDQDEDGVTVQVTGGGADYALRGRYLIGCDGGRSLVRKAAGIPFPGQGGRVTARLADVVLADGENAPMGMERTENGLLFCVSLEEGVHRVATFDYTEEGRKSPDETLTLEEFQDSMRKVWGTDLGAHDARWLSWFTDSARQAETYRHGRILLAGDAAHTHFPVGGQGLNLGLQDAFNLGWKLAAEINGWAPEGLLDTYNAERRPPAEGVIGNTLAQIALMNPDPIVTPLRDMFNQLMQLPDVNRFLAGMIAGVDVRYPPQGGTHHQLVGDFARDMVLKGADGDVQLAHLLHDGKPVLIDLAGQPETGATLARWAAAAGAGDRVRSYAGAAEAAPGLAALLIRPDGYIAWAADRDATPGELVDGLYLALSTWFGRPSA, encoded by the coding sequence ATGGCAACGCCCCATGATGTCGACGTGATCATCGCCGGTGGGGGGCCGGTGGGTGTCTTCCTGAGCTCGGAACTGCAACTGGCGGGCATCCGCAGTGTGGTGGTGGAACGCCTCGCCGAACGGAGCCCCCACTCGAAGGCGTTCGGCCTGCACTCCCGCTCGATGGAGGTGCTGGACCGGCGCAACCTCATCGACCGGTTCACCGACGGAGCGCGGTCCTGGAGCAACGGGCACTTCGCCGGCCAGGACGTCTGGATCGACTTCAGTGTGCTCGACAGCAGCCACGCCTACGCCCTGCTGGTCCAGCAGACCAGGACCGAGGAACTGCTCGAGGAGCACGCGCTGCGGTCCGGGGTGGAGATCCGGCGCTCCCACGAGATCACCGGCGTCGACCAGGACGAGGACGGTGTGACGGTCCAGGTCACCGGCGGCGGCGCGGACTACGCGCTGCGCGGCCGGTATCTGATCGGCTGTGACGGCGGCCGCAGTCTGGTCCGCAAGGCGGCCGGCATTCCGTTCCCCGGCCAGGGCGGGCGGGTCACCGCCCGGCTCGCGGACGTGGTCCTGGCCGACGGCGAGAACGCGCCGATGGGCATGGAGCGCACCGAGAACGGCCTGCTGTTCTGTGTCTCCCTCGAAGAGGGGGTGCACCGGGTCGCGACCTTCGACTACACCGAGGAGGGCCGCAAGAGCCCGGACGAGACGCTGACCCTGGAGGAGTTCCAGGACAGCATGCGCAAGGTCTGGGGCACCGACCTCGGGGCCCACGACGCCCGCTGGCTCTCCTGGTTCACGGATTCGGCCCGGCAGGCGGAAACCTACCGGCACGGCCGTATCCTGCTGGCCGGCGACGCCGCGCACACCCACTTCCCGGTCGGCGGGCAGGGCCTCAACCTCGGTCTGCAGGACGCCTTCAACCTGGGGTGGAAGCTCGCCGCCGAGATCAACGGCTGGGCACCGGAGGGCCTGCTCGACACCTACAACGCCGAGCGCCGGCCCCCGGCCGAGGGCGTCATCGGCAACACCCTGGCGCAGATCGCGCTGATGAACCCGGACCCGATCGTCACCCCGCTGCGGGACATGTTCAACCAGCTGATGCAACTGCCCGACGTCAACCGGTTCCTGGCCGGCATGATCGCCGGCGTCGATGTGCGGTACCCGCCGCAGGGCGGGACGCACCACCAGCTGGTCGGCGACTTCGCCCGCGACATGGTGCTGAAGGGCGCCGACGGGGACGTACAGCTCGCGCATCTGCTGCACGACGGGAAGCCCGTCCTGATCGACCTGGCAGGACAGCCGGAGACCGGTGCGACGCTCGCCCGCTGGGCGGCCGCGGCGGGCGCCGGCGACCGGGTGCGGTCCTACGCCGGGGCCGCCGAGGCGGCCCCCGGCCTGGCAGCGCTGCTGATCCGCCCCGACGGCTACATCGCCTGGGCCGCGGACCGCGACGCCACCCCCGGTGAGCTGGTGGACGGGCTGTACCTGGCCCTGTCGACCTGGTTCGGACGGCCCTCCGCCTGA
- a CDS encoding MDR family MFS transporter, whose protein sequence is MAATPIPRHIKFILAGLMLSVFMGMLDGQIVATSLPKVVTDLGGLNLFAWVTTGYIIAASVITPLSGKLGDLFGHKRVVMGSIGVFMAGSLASGLAGSMHQLIAFRVLQGLGAGGLVTGVFAILGALFSPRDRAKYQSYFAANFAVAALAGPAVGGILSDHLGWRWVFFINLPIGIAALLMLGLLLKLPVIKRNPVVDYPGIALLSGAIVTLILFASWGGSRYAWSSPVIIGLGAATVLIAALFIAVERKAVEPVIPLRLFQDSTFSLCAALGIIGGAVFLGSVNFLALFAQGVTGASATVSGLVLLPMMFGLVASTMITGQVISRTGRYKWFPVASMAVGLVGVSLLATMTADTSRVVACLFMILLGIGSGLSQQVLTLAAQNSAPMRDIGAITGTVTLARQAGTALGLSVFATIFYTRLGHQLPKHLTPALEAELAGKGGASSLASTHGLSPALAHAVSSAYADALTPVFIATIPLLATGLVIALFLKNVPLQKAERGAPAAAKPEPQLAHANESDKD, encoded by the coding sequence GTGGCCGCCACTCCGATCCCCCGTCACATCAAGTTCATCCTGGCCGGTCTCATGCTCTCGGTCTTCATGGGCATGCTCGACGGCCAGATCGTCGCGACCTCCCTGCCCAAGGTCGTCACCGACCTGGGCGGACTCAACCTGTTCGCCTGGGTGACCACCGGGTACATCATCGCCGCCAGTGTGATCACACCGCTGTCCGGCAAGCTCGGTGACCTGTTCGGCCACAAACGCGTCGTCATGGGCTCCATCGGCGTGTTCATGGCCGGCTCGCTGGCCTCAGGACTGGCCGGTTCGATGCACCAGCTCATCGCCTTCCGGGTGCTGCAGGGGCTGGGCGCCGGCGGTCTGGTCACCGGTGTCTTCGCCATCCTCGGCGCACTGTTCAGCCCCCGTGACCGGGCGAAGTACCAGAGCTACTTCGCCGCGAACTTCGCCGTGGCCGCGCTGGCCGGGCCGGCCGTCGGCGGCATCCTCTCCGACCACCTCGGCTGGCGCTGGGTGTTCTTCATCAACCTGCCGATCGGGATCGCCGCCCTGCTGATGCTGGGCCTGCTGCTCAAGCTGCCGGTCATCAAGCGCAACCCGGTCGTGGACTACCCGGGGATCGCACTCCTCAGCGGGGCGATCGTCACACTGATCCTGTTCGCGAGCTGGGGCGGCTCGCGGTACGCGTGGAGCTCCCCGGTCATCATCGGGCTGGGCGCCGCGACCGTGCTGATCGCGGCGCTGTTCATCGCCGTGGAGCGCAAGGCCGTCGAGCCGGTGATCCCGCTGCGGCTCTTCCAGGACTCGACGTTCTCCCTCTGCGCCGCCCTCGGCATCATCGGCGGCGCCGTCTTCCTGGGCTCGGTCAACTTCCTGGCGCTGTTCGCCCAGGGGGTGACCGGCGCGAGTGCCACCGTCTCCGGCCTGGTGCTGCTGCCGATGATGTTCGGCCTGGTCGCCAGCACGATGATCACCGGCCAGGTGATCTCCCGGACCGGCCGGTACAAGTGGTTCCCGGTGGCGAGCATGGCCGTCGGGCTGGTGGGCGTGTCCCTGCTGGCCACCATGACCGCCGACACCAGCCGGGTGGTGGCCTGCCTCTTCATGATCCTGCTGGGGATCGGCTCCGGGCTGTCCCAGCAGGTCCTCACCCTCGCCGCCCAGAACTCCGCCCCGATGCGCGACATCGGCGCCATCACCGGGACGGTGACGCTGGCCCGTCAGGCCGGTACCGCCCTGGGGCTCTCGGTGTTCGCGACCATCTTCTACACCCGGCTGGGACACCAGCTGCCCAAGCACCTGACGCCCGCCCTGGAGGCCGAGCTGGCCGGCAAGGGCGGCGCCTCCTCGCTGGCCTCCACCCACGGTCTGTCGCCCGCGCTGGCGCACGCCGTCTCCAGCGCCTACGCCGACGCTCTGACGCCGGTGTTCATCGCGACCATCCCGCTGCTGGCGACCGGTCTCGTCATCGCCCTGTTCCTCAAGAACGTCCCGCTGCAGAAGGCGGAACGCGGCGCACCCGCCGCTGCCAAGCCCGAGCCCCAGCTGGCCCACGCCAACGAATCGGACAAGGACTGA